A single genomic interval of Syntrophaceae bacterium harbors:
- a CDS encoding elongation factor G encodes MNIDIQKVRNIGISAHIDSGKTTLTERILFYTKRIHAIHDVKGKDGVGATMDSMELEKERGITIASAATFCEWLGHEINIIDTPGHVDFTIEVERSLRVLDGAVLVLCSVGGVQSQSITVDQQMKRYRVPGIAFINKCDRSGADPSRVIAQLRSKLGHNAVALQIPIGLEMNFQGVVDLVDMQALYFDGENGEVVRREEIPAELREEAEAKRAEMIEAASMFSDELMEAALEEREIPRDLLIGALRAGTIRRELTPVLMGSAYKNKAVQPLLDYVCALLPCPADVENTALDMDHGEAPVTLASDPAKPVVALAFKLEDGPYGQLTYIRVYQGAIAKGSTIVNVRTGKKVKVGRVVRMHADQMEDIEAVSAGYIGALFGIECASGDTFVSPGVNLTMTSMYVPEPVISLAIVPKDSKAQANMSKALNRFTKEDPTFRCRVDAETNETIIEGMGELHLEVYVERMRREYGAEVTTGSPRVAYRETITQRADFNYTHKKQTGGSGQYGRVAGWIEPVADEDFVFENQVVGGAIPTQFIAACEKGFRSCLAKGPKMEFPVTGVKVVINDGAAHSVDSSDIAFQAAARGAFREAYAKAKPVIHEPVMKVVVETPTEFQGPVIGLLNQRRGMIVGAQDEGVLSVVEAHVPLAEMFGFSTALRSATQGKAQFTMEFAMYKLVPQSIAEKIAEDVAARKKNAA; translated from the coding sequence ATGAACATCGACATCCAAAAGGTCCGGAACATCGGCATCAGCGCCCACATCGACTCCGGCAAGACGACCCTGACGGAACGCATCCTCTTCTACACCAAGCGCATCCACGCGATCCACGACGTCAAGGGCAAGGACGGCGTCGGCGCCACGATGGACTCCATGGAGCTCGAGAAGGAGCGCGGGATCACGATCGCCTCGGCGGCGACCTTCTGCGAGTGGCTCGGCCATGAGATCAACATCATCGACACCCCGGGGCACGTGGACTTCACCATCGAGGTGGAGCGCTCCCTGCGCGTGCTCGACGGCGCGGTTCTCGTGCTGTGCTCCGTGGGCGGCGTGCAGTCCCAGTCGATCACGGTGGACCAGCAGATGAAGCGCTACCGGGTCCCCGGCATCGCCTTCATCAACAAGTGCGACCGCAGCGGGGCCGACCCGTCCCGCGTGATCGCCCAGCTCAGGTCGAAGCTCGGCCACAACGCCGTGGCCCTGCAGATCCCCATCGGTCTCGAGATGAACTTCCAGGGCGTCGTCGACCTCGTCGACATGCAGGCCCTGTACTTCGACGGGGAAAACGGCGAGGTGGTCCGCAGGGAGGAGATCCCCGCGGAGCTGCGCGAGGAGGCGGAGGCGAAGAGGGCGGAGATGATCGAGGCGGCCTCCATGTTTTCCGACGAGCTCATGGAGGCGGCCCTCGAGGAGCGGGAGATCCCGCGGGACCTGCTGATCGGGGCCCTGCGCGCCGGGACGATCCGCCGCGAGCTCACCCCCGTGCTCATGGGATCGGCCTACAAGAACAAGGCCGTCCAGCCCCTTCTCGATTACGTCTGCGCCCTGCTTCCGTGCCCCGCGGACGTGGAGAACACGGCTCTGGACATGGACCACGGCGAGGCGCCCGTGACGCTCGCGAGCGACCCCGCGAAGCCCGTCGTCGCGCTGGCCTTCAAGCTCGAGGACGGCCCCTACGGGCAGCTCACGTACATCCGCGTTTACCAGGGCGCGATCGCCAAGGGCTCCACCATCGTCAACGTCCGCACGGGCAAGAAGGTCAAGGTGGGCCGCGTGGTGCGCATGCACGCCGACCAGATGGAGGACATCGAGGCCGTCTCGGCGGGCTACATCGGCGCCCTGTTCGGCATCGAGTGCGCCTCGGGCGACACCTTCGTCTCCCCGGGCGTCAACCTCACCATGACCTCCATGTACGTCCCCGAGCCGGTCATCTCGCTGGCGATCGTGCCGAAGGACAGCAAGGCCCAGGCCAACATGTCCAAGGCCCTCAACCGCTTCACCAAGGAAGACCCGACCTTCCGGTGCCGCGTGGACGCCGAGACCAACGAGACGATCATCGAGGGCATGGGCGAGCTGCACCTCGAGGTCTACGTCGAGCGCATGCGGCGCGAGTACGGGGCCGAGGTGACCACGGGCAGCCCCCGGGTGGCCTACCGGGAGACGATCACGCAGCGCGCCGACTTCAACTACACCCACAAGAAGCAGACCGGCGGCTCCGGCCAGTACGGGCGCGTGGCCGGCTGGATCGAGCCCGTCGCCGACGAGGACTTCGTCTTCGAGAACCAGGTGGTCGGCGGCGCGATCCCGACCCAGTTCATCGCGGCCTGCGAGAAGGGCTTCCGGTCGTGCCTGGCCAAGGGCCCCAAGATGGAGTTCCCCGTCACGGGCGTGAAGGTGGTCATCAACGACGGGGCCGCCCACTCGGTCGACTCCTCCGACATCGCCTTCCAGGCGGCGGCGCGCGGGGCCTTCCGGGAGGCCTACGCGAAGGCCAAGCCCGTGATCCACGAGCCCGTCATGAAGGTCGTCGTCGAGACGCCCACCGAGTTCCAGGGCCCGGTCATCGGCCTGCTGAACCAGCGGCGGGGCATGATCGTCGGCGCCCAGGACGAGGGCGTCCTGTCCGTCGTCGAGGCCCACGTCCCGCTGGCGGAGATGTTCGGCTTCTCCACGGCCCTGCGCTCCGCGACGCAGGGCAAGGCGCAGTTCACGATGGAGTTCGCCATGTACAAGCTCGTGCCGCAGTCGATCGCCGAGAAGATCGCCGAGGACGTGGCGGCGCGCAAGAAGAACGCGGCCTAG